The Vigna angularis cultivar LongXiaoDou No.4 chromosome 6, ASM1680809v1, whole genome shotgun sequence genome contains the following window.
TCAACACCCCCACTCCCTCTGCGCAAGTCCAggtccctctctctctctctctctctctctctctctctctgagTGTGTCTCTATAATTTCACTTTTGTGGATCTGCAATTCGCCAATTCTTTTTATCCCTTTTTTGGTTTTCTGGATGCAGGTACTCAATATCAACTGGTTTCAGAAACAGCCCAACGGCAATGACGAGGTACgtcattttcttttcctaatCAAAACAACATCCTGGCTGGTGGCTAGGTCTATTGGGTATCTTCGTTCCCACTTTCTTCTCTGGAATGTCTCTCAGATTTAGGATCGTGTTTAAAgttgcaatttttttttggttttcatttatTCTATGGATTGCGATGTGACTGAAAAATTGCTCATTCGTTTTAAAAGTTATACTTAGGGTGATTACTGATTTCTATTTGACCCATAAGTAAAAAAACCATTGAGTTCTTTGCACTTCGCCTTCTTTCAAAATTGAACTCATAATTGTCCAGTAGATGATACTTATTTCTGTTTTATCTTTCTGTGGTTGCGAACTCGGTATTAATATTGATGCTTAGACAGTTTATTCTGCAATTTCAGTTTTATGGTTTTCGTCGCGGTAACaaacaaccaaaatatataatgaCTGCTAAAACATGGCATACAGGATACTTTTTATTTGTAGATTGTTTGTTATGTCACATAGGAAAGAAATAGTTTGAACAATCAAACACAGATGAAATGAAAGTAGTAAATTAATTCCACGAATCTAAGGTGCCTAGTATTTATATATGAGCAAAACTGAGCACTTGAAGCTGTGACCGTACTTGCGAAATAGAGATAGAGGCAAATTAAATCTTACGCttgactttttaaaaatatgaagcctgtgtttcatttttcttgttcttttttagCATGAATAGTTGCTTTTCCTCTATCAGATCGATTCACAATGAGTTTTGAAGTTTACCAATTTGCTTTTTAGTAGAGATTTTTATGTTATAAGATGATGAAGTATTAGGGTAAAGTTTGAATTTGGTCATTTTTAGCGGGTCAAGCTCAAATAGATTACAAATAGttcaattattttaagtttctaTTGTTCCAAATCCCAAGACTATCAACCATACATGATCcataattttacatattaatcTGGGATTGTTTAAAGCTTTTAAGGTATATTGTGCTATTTAGACTAGCCTGGCACGGTAAAACTTATAACTGTATTGTGCTTTTTTCCTAGAAGAAGATCTAGTTTTACCAAATTCATGTTTCGTGCTCATGCCCTGTATGCTGCATATGTAATATTATGACGTTGGATGCCATagtttgtcaaaaaaaaaacagcttttgtaataattttctCTGTCATTTAAAGGTCATTTATTCATTATTCAATCTGAAGTGGAGGCGTTTTTTATTCCTGCAGGTCAGCATGACACTGAATATATCCGCAGATTTGCAGTCCCTTTTCACGTGGAACACAAAACAGGTTTCtatctttaatttgaaattttcattataattaatttttgccTTTCTCCCTTTGACTCTGAAAATTATGGATGATCTTCGTAGGACAGTGAAGAATGAATTAAATTGCTTTTGGGGAAAAAGTGACTATTTCGTGAAATAAGCTAAAACAAATTGTTAGGGATGAAGAGTTTACGAGTGaaggaataaaacattaaatgtctAACTGCCTTAGCAGTTAGGAAGAGCGGGGTTATTGGTTGTATAAAtagcaaataatcaattatagtgGAGGgttgattgttttgattgtagtCTAACAGGGTTTGTCATCCTGAGGAGGGAGGTTAGGCTCTctagagggaggttatgctcccaaaccCAGTCCTTGTAAAGAGATTCGTTTACGGTGAATAATAGCAaaactcattctttcatttctgtttctatcttttgagtgttttcttgttaggttccaaacccaggaacctaacaattggtccgacTTGCCGGATCGGAGTGGGGGTGAAGGATCAAGAAGTAATCAAGAAACTGCCGGATCCCATTTGGAGAGGGGTGCCGGATTCTTGGGGAAAGGAGcgtgatggaaggaagagatAATTCTTGGGAAAGGAGGATCAGCAAACAAAAAAGGGAGCTAGCTGAATGGACAAAAAATATGCAAGAAATGCGGCAGGAAACTAGAGAACTCTTGCGAGTTCTTGGAGGAAGGGTGTGGACCCAAGAAAAGGGATTAGAAGGCAGTCCAGGGTCTGTAGATGAAGATCAACATTCTGATAACGAGAATCAGAGAAGGACGGATTATGCGAAGAGGTGGACCAGCAAACAAAAGAAGGGTCTTGCCGTTAGTGAGGCACCTGCAGAGGGGAGAGAACTTTTTGAAGCTTTGAAAGACATGGAAGACCATTTCCTCAGGGTCTGTGATTCTGGAAAAGAGGTGACCAGAGTGTTAGAAGCTAATAAAATCCAAGAAGAATGGAAGCCATTGGAGGAGAAATTGCCACCACTCAAGCCTCCAGACCTGAATGGGAAGGCAACATCCAGTGGGTTCCCTTCATATGGTAACAGGTTGATGAAGAGGAGCCATCAAATTGAGCTTTCcgtttccaaccttgaggacaaggttgttcggCAGCGGGTGGTAATGTTAGGGATGAAGAGTTTACGAGTGaaggaataaaacattaaatgtctAGCTGCCTTAGCAGTTAGGAAGAGCGGGGTTATTGGTTGTATAAATAGCgaataatcaattatagtgGGGGGTcgattgttttgattgtagtCTAACAGGGTTTGTCATCCTGAGGAGGGAGGTTAGGCTCTctagagggaggttatgctcccaaaccCAGTCCTTGTAAAGAGATTCATTTACGGTGAATAATAGCAaaactcattctttcatttctgTTTCTATCTTTTGAGTGTTTTCTTGTTAACACAAATGTGTTTGTTTACTCTTTGATATCTTCCAACATATCTTGTTTCATGTCGCGGAATATTAATTCATATTCTTTCCcattgctttttctttttgtctgtTCAAGCTGCTTAATGACACACCTCTGAGATCCTTATTTCCAATCAATTATTCTAGATAAACTGTGTCAAGGCTACAAATTTCGGTGCTGTCCAGTGATTTAGTTCTGTTATTTTTGTATGGTTGcaggtttttgtttttctagCTGCTGAGTATGAAACACCGAAGCATTCCTTGAATCAGGTTTGAATTGTTTGGTTTGTTTGAATCTACATCtgaaatataatcatttaaattgTAAGTTTGCCAGcttgtatttataaaagaaagaataaaagcaAGCCATGGTAACTGGTGCATGAAAGGATCTTGAATTTTTATTAGTGAGGCGGTGGCTTCAgaatttatttatactaatcaCATCACTCTGATAGCTGCGGCTTTGCATATTATGCTGCATCTCTGCCATCTTTGGTATGTGTTGTGTCATGTATGTTGTATAGGTTCTTGAAATGCCATTTTGCAGATCTATGGGTTGGTGTCATTCACTCTAAAGACCAGGGGAAGTTTTGGATTCATACATAACATGACTATTCTGTTTTACTGATATATGTTTTCTAGTCagagttttttaattattcatatcACCCAGATAGCCGTGGCTTTGCATATTATGGTGCATCTCTGCCATCCTGGTGTCGTGCACGTATGTTACTAAGGTTCTTAATTTGCCATTTTACAGATATCCCTATGGGATGGTATCATTCCCTCTAAAGAGCATGCGAAGTTTTGGATTCACACATCAAATAAGTACCGATTCATTGACCAGGTATGCAACTCTAGAATGATGTTTTTCACTGCTATGATTTGCTTCCGGTTTCTTTAGGACTTAACTTTTCTATTATTTCATATGTCCAGGGAAGCAATTTGCGTAGCAAAGAATATAACCTTACCATGCATTGGCATGTTATGCCAAAGACTGGCAAAATGTCTGCAGATAAAATAGTCATGTCGGGTTACCGATTGCCTGCGGAGTATAGATGATGCCTcgtcatattatttttttttgttgtaacGTTAAACCCTTTTTTTATGACGGATATAGAAGGTTAGTTCAAAGAACTAGAATGAGGAAGGGAATTTGTGCTTTGGAAAGTGAAATCAATTGCGCTTGAATGAACACTGAAACATCCCAAGTTTGCTTTCTGGTCTTCAATTGTCTCTTGCATTGGTCTGAAACATCCCAAGTTTGCTTTCTGGTCTTCAATTGTCTCTTGCATTGGTCTGAACCATTTTCATTtctccaagaaaaaaaaaatactatgcTACAATGAACCCTTTGGCTGTTGAAACCACTTAGACATTGCACACCGGGGAAAAGAGTGAAATTCTTCCCATCAAAAATTGGCAATCCTTCCAAAACTGGTTTACAATAATATTCGAAagaaattttctaattattatttaaatgttttattgatttttttctttgaaagaatttattaagaaacctataattttaaagaatgttacgaattattttatttataacgaATGTTAAAATGGTATTATTTTTagcttttaatattattaaattatgatgtgaacatgtttataaataattgaattattgaTATAGATTGAACGGGTGGAGCAGTACCTAATTTCGGATATTGAGTAGAGTATTATTATTGACAGTGGTGTTATTGTTAAACGAAGAAACGCGGAACACAGGGTGGGTCCCATGGAGTGGCGAGGGCGATGACTGAGATGGCGGAGGCGCCGAGAAAGAAGACACTGCAGGAATGGCGCTGCCATGGTTGAGATtgaaaccaaaaccaaaagcTTCTTCACTTTCAATAATCCTAACCACCACTCTCATTCTTCTtgtattcttcttcttctcgaTAAACCCTCCTTCTCCCATTTCCACACCACGGAGGTCACTCCTCTTCGCTCCCTCACCGTGTGCTGCCAAATCCAATGGAATCCTCAAATACCAATGTCTCTTCCCACAGCACACCGCTCTCTCCATTCCCATCCTCTCCCTATTCCTCCTCCTCCACTTCTACATCCTCATCACCACCGCCCAGGACcacttctccctcgtcaccacCAAACTCGCTTCCCACCTCGCCCTCTCCCCTAGCATGGCCGCCGTCACGCTTCTCTCCCTCGGCAACGGTGCTCCCGACGTCTTCTCCTCATTCGCAGCCCTCCGCGCCGGCCAGTACCGCACTGGCTTCGGCGCTATACTCTCTGCCGGCACCTTCGTCTCCGCCCTCGTCGTGGGCTTCGTCGCCATCTTCGCCGCGCCCTTCTCCGTCGATCCCGCGCCTTTCGTTAGGGATGTTCTCTTCTACCTCACCGCTGCAATGTTCCTCTTCTACGTATACCTTAGCGCCGAGATTTTCCTTTGGCAGGCCGTCGGCTTCGTTGCCTTCTACTTGTTCTTCGTAGGGTTTGTCTTCTACATGGATTTGGGGATGGCGGATCGCGCTCAAAAGAGTTCCGCGGATCTCGAGAGACAGTTGGAATCGGATCCTGACGCTGTGGTTTCTACATCCGTCGAGGGAGAGAAACGCGCTTCTGGGGTGCGTGGAGCGTTTCGATTGGTACGTTGTTGTTGTTACTGTAGTGGTTTCAATTTCGCGTATGTACGTACATGGGTATATGATCTTTCCGTCCTAGCAAGGCAGTTGAAATTGAACTACTTTATTACTTTTAAGGTTCCTTTCTAGTTTTTGTCTTTGATGTAGTAAACACTTCTGCATCTGTAATATGCTGCGACTAAATTTGTTGCATCGTTAAAATACTCACTTTTAGCATATTGCCTGCCatttttcaatgttttcatGTATCAGTTTTAGTAATGTAATATGTTTCTCAAGTTAGAGGTAGAATAGTATGTCTGAATTTGGAAGGAAACGAGATACGATTAGAATCATGTGTTTGAggtttttttaatagaatataGGGAAAGTTTTAGATATATGTAGACAAAACATATTGATCATTCATAAATTTGCTAAGTGGGTGGTATTTCTGACAGAGAGTGATGTGATTCTGTCTTAAAATCAATGATTCACCACAATATAGTCAATCATTCTTCTTGAGTACAAAGTTTAGCGAGTTTTATGCATTGCTGGATATGTTTCTAATTCTAGTTCTTTACGATATTGCTTAATCACTCTTCTTGAGGCAGTCCTGACTTTTCATCCCTTGCCCTATGCACTCAGATTTCTAAAACATGGGAGCTTCCTGTGGAAACTGTCCTCAGATTGACGATCCCTCAACCAGCACCAGCACAATGGAGCAGATTTTATGCATCAGCCAATATTGCACTTTGTCCACTGGCCCTCTTGTACGCCTGCAACTCGTTCATGCCATTTAATCACTCCATAGTTTTCCTCCTCCCCAACACTCACTTTCCCCTCTGGTCAGTAGTTTTCATGACAAGTTTCTCTCTtgcatttcttcattttataatCGAAAAGGAACCCCCCAAAACAGAGCATCTGCCCGTGGTTGTCATGGCATTTGTGATGAGCGTGTTCTGGATATCTACTACAGCTGGAGAGCTGGTGAACTGCCTGGAAGCTATAGGCACACATCTCAAACTGCCGCCAGCACTCCTGGGTCTTACTGTACTGGCATGGGGAAATTCAGTAGGTGATCTTGTGGCCGATGTTGCAGTTGCTAAAGCCGGTCATCCGGCGATGGCGATGGCGGGATGTTTCGCCGGACCAATGTTCAACATGCTTGTTGGCCTTGGAAGTGCATTAGTCATACAGACGGCCAATATATATCCTAGAGCTTATCAGCTTAATTTCCACGTTGGTATAGTGATGGCATTTGTATTCCTGCTTTTAAGCCTTATGGGGTCTCTCTTAGTGATCACTTGGTGCAGATTCAGAGTGCCTAGGTTTTGGGGATTCTGTCTAGTAGGCATCTATGCTGCTTTTACGGCAGCAAGTTTAGGAATAGCCATGTTCTCAGGGTGATTTTTTTTAGGTAGATCTATGATTTATATTCATACTCAAACTCAACCATAAGCTAAATCCTCATAGATGGCATTATTGAAAGAAGTATTCAgcacgtgtatatatatatatatatatatatatatatatttatgatggGTTTCCTTTTAAGTTTCTCCATTTGGTTTAGGtaggataaaaaaattagttggGTCCTGGTCATTGGAATTTTTCAACATTGTTATACCGTCCCAAACAGGCTAGATCATTGTAATTACAGATATCTGTTACTGGTTCTGCTTACTGACATTTTGTTCACAactgatattttctttttttttaagttttgtgaAACCGAAGGGGAGATTGATGGTTAGTTTTATTGAATGTACTTGTAATCggtaataaaattaatgttttgacATCTCATTAGTTTGGAATTATTCTGTTGTAATAGaagtaaaacataattaaaagtatcttatttttcacctattttctactatttttcatttaatccaaatattaaatgtttagAATTTCTCAATTAATGACACCTTTTCTCTGAAATATAATATACTACTATTAACTATAAAAAAGCACACGTATGGATTTAGTATAAATGCATTTGaatgtataaaaatttaaatattgaaaagataattttatttttttaaaataagcttATGTTAAgtgttattataaatttttatatctctGACACTTTTTCAAATCCatcaaaatttatcattatttaaaattttgttaaaataatatttttaatttaaatttcataatgcTTTCTTTCACTAGTTCTTTTCTTAATGTATAGGCATTACTAAATAACTAGTTATATGAAAATAAGACAATTCTTtgattacaaaaatataaattacttttaatttaataattaccATCTTATAGTCTttacaaagttaattttttggGCATGATTTTGGAAACTTTATTTTATGTCTTTATACAgcctattaaaattttaaaaattgtaataaactGAATAGTATtagttaatttcttttaacaattataaatgaaaaaaaaaagaattttttatatgaCCCGCATGACTTGGGCAAATAAGTTGGAAGATGTAAATTTATGCAAGTTTGAGAATGTCGTTGGGATTGGGGAATATGAAAAGGGTAAATTAGTCATTgtaagaaaattgaaaacacTCCGCAACAATATAAGAGTTAGGTTCACAATGTTAGTCAACATCGATTTTTTGCACTTAGTTTTCAACATGGATAATAAGTAACAACTCTTGATACACAGTTACAAATGTCCATCTGAATTTGTTTATGACTGTGCGTTTGTTTAGGTTTAGTGTATTGTGTTCTTcatgattttgtatatagattgttatattttttggaGATATTTTTTAGTGGGCATCCATAAATGGCAGTTCTACTGTTGACGGCGAGACAGCGGGTATTGGAAGGCTTGGTTTATAAGAAGAAATAAcactataaatattaaaaaccttAGATGtcctttttataaattttcataaagcatacagaaataattaatttgaaaattacattACATGATAGAAAGATGtaaattgtaaatttaatattaataaaagcacacagaaataatgaatttttattttattttcattattattttccgtgaaaaaaaattaaactaaacaacGGTTTGGTATAAGTAGCACCCACGCCATCTACTAGGAGACCTTTAGGCTTTTGATTCCACAATTATTCTCTGCTGTTCGCCCCTTCAATCAATCAAACCCTAACACGCTTCTCACAGGTTTTGTTATTATCATCCAAATTCATTAACTCatttatttgcattttttttactaaacttAATTTGTTTCTTAGCATTGCAATCAATCATACTTAATACTAAGGATTTTGCCCTGCAAAAGCAATTAGGGAGAACCACAAAGTAGAAATGAAgcgatttttttttctttttcatattttacactTTTTGGCGTTTGATTTTTGCTATGTTCAGGTTTTGTAGTAGTGTGTGGTGTATGGCCTACAGTGATGTGGTGAATTTGTTGTTTGCCCTTGCGGTTTGGTGTACTGCTTACATTACTGTTGCAGTTCTCGCTTCCTTTCGAGCAGTCAATTACTTCTGTACTTTCTGAAACCTCCTTGCTGTTTCATAAGGTTACCATGGGTTATGCACAGCTTGTGATAGGTCCTGCTTGTAGTGGCAAGGTAATTCTATTGCTTTCACAGAATTTTCTGATTTAAACCACATACCAAGGTTTTAAATTTGCTATTTAACAAAAATGCAATTATCTGTGTGTCCTGCTTTTTGTGCAATCAGTCTACCTATTGCTCGGGTTGGCACCACAACAACCCCTAATATTACAAGGCCATGGTCAGATTGTTCTAGAGCATAGTTGGGGATGATAAACCAAAATTCCGTTCTTTCTTTGTTAGCAAAATGCAAAAGTATAAGTGAATTGAAAAAACTGCATGGTTTAATAGTCACAACCCCAACTATTAAGTGCATAGTCCCCTTGAGCAAGCTTATTGACTTCTGTGTAGATTCAGAATTTGGGGACATCAATTATGCAAACTTGGTATTTCGCCAAATTGATACCCCTAGCGTTTACATTTGGAACTCTATGATACGAGGCTTTGTTAACCGTCACAATCCAAGAATGTCTATGCTTGTGTATAGAAAAATGATAGAAGATGGGTATTCCCCCAATCACTTTACTTTCCCATTTGCACTCAAAGCATGTTGTCTAATTGCCGATCAAGATTGTGGAAAATGCATTCATAGCTGCATAGTGAAATCCGGGTTTGAAGATAATGCCTATGTTGCTACTGGATTACTCCAAATGTATGCGTCATGTGCAGATATGAAGTCAGGACTGCAAGTGTTTGATAATATTCCCAAGTCGAATGTGGTTGCTTGGACTTGTTTGATTGCTGGGTTTGTGAACAATAATCAACCATATGAAGCTTTGAAGGTGCTTGAAGACATGAGCAATTGGGGTGTCGAGCCTAATGAAATAACTATGGTGAATGCTGTGGTTGCCTGTGCTCTTAGCAGAGACGTTGACAGTGGACGTAGGATCCACCAGTGCATTCGTAAGGCTGGTTATGATCCCTTTGTGTCCACACCGAATAGTAATATCATTCTTGCAACTGCAATCCTTGATATGTATGCCAAATGTGGTTGCTTGAAGATAGCAAGAGAACTGTTCAACAAAATGCCCAAGAGAAACATTGTAGCTTGGAACAGTATGATTAATGCCTACAATCAGTATGAGAGGCATCAGGAGGCGATAGATCTCTTTTTTGATATGTGGACTAGTGGCATTTATCCTGATAAGGCTACTTTTCTAAGTGTTTTGAGTGTTTGTGCCCATCTGTGTGCTCTAGCATTGGGACAAGCTGTTCACGCTTATCTATTAAAAACTAACATTATTGCAACAGACATTGCCCTTGATACTGCTCTTCTTGACATGTATGCCAAGACTGGTGAGTTAGGAGGTGCACGGAAGATTTTTAGCAGTTTGCAGCAAAAGGATGTGGTGATCTGGACTAGCATGATCAATGGTTTAGCCATGCATGGTCGTGGAAATGAAGCATTGAGTATGTTTCAAATAATGCAAAAGGATAGTTCTCTAGTTCCTGATCACATCACCTA
Protein-coding sequences here:
- the LOC108342787 gene encoding cation/calcium exchanger 5, translating into MALPWLRLKPKPKASSLSIILTTTLILLVFFFFSINPPSPISTPRRSLLFAPSPCAAKSNGILKYQCLFPQHTALSIPILSLFLLLHFYILITTAQDHFSLVTTKLASHLALSPSMAAVTLLSLGNGAPDVFSSFAALRAGQYRTGFGAILSAGTFVSALVVGFVAIFAAPFSVDPAPFVRDVLFYLTAAMFLFYVYLSAEIFLWQAVGFVAFYLFFVGFVFYMDLGMADRAQKSSADLERQLESDPDAVVSTSVEGEKRASGVRGAFRLISKTWELPVETVLRLTIPQPAPAQWSRFYASANIALCPLALLYACNSFMPFNHSIVFLLPNTHFPLWSVVFMTSFSLAFLHFIIEKEPPKTEHLPVVVMAFVMSVFWISTTAGELVNCLEAIGTHLKLPPALLGLTVLAWGNSVGDLVADVAVAKAGHPAMAMAGCFAGPMFNMLVGLGSALVIQTANIYPRAYQLNFHVGIVMAFVFLLLSLMGSLLVITWCRFRVPRFWGFCLVGIYAAFTAASLGIAMFSG
- the LOC108318854 gene encoding putative pentatricopeptide repeat-containing protein At3g05240, encoding MINQNSVLSLLAKCKSISELKKLHGLIVTTPTIKCIVPLSKLIDFCVDSEFGDINYANLVFRQIDTPSVYIWNSMIRGFVNRHNPRMSMLVYRKMIEDGYSPNHFTFPFALKACCLIADQDCGKCIHSCIVKSGFEDNAYVATGLLQMYASCADMKSGLQVFDNIPKSNVVAWTCLIAGFVNNNQPYEALKVLEDMSNWGVEPNEITMVNAVVACALSRDVDSGRRIHQCIRKAGYDPFVSTPNSNIILATAILDMYAKCGCLKIARELFNKMPKRNIVAWNSMINAYNQYERHQEAIDLFFDMWTSGIYPDKATFLSVLSVCAHLCALALGQAVHAYLLKTNIIATDIALDTALLDMYAKTGELGGARKIFSSLQQKDVVIWTSMINGLAMHGRGNEALSMFQIMQKDSSLVPDHITYLGVLFACSHVGLVKEAQKHFRQMTEMYSIVPEREHYVCMIDLLSRAGHFIEAERLVGTMPVKPNTAIWGALLNGCQIHENLSVANQVKPRLTGREPGQSGVHVLLSNIYATAGMWEEVNVTRKVMKHRRITKTIGHSSLEII
- the LOC108342789 gene encoding signal peptidase complex subunit 3B: MHSFGYRANALLTFAITILALMCAMASLSDNFNTPTPSAQVQVLNINWFQKQPNGNDEVSMTLNISADLQSLFTWNTKQVFVFLAAEYETPKHSLNQISLWDGIIPSKEHAKFWIHTSNKYRFIDQGSNLRSKEYNLTMHWHVMPKTGKMSADKIVMSGYRLPAEYR